A single window of Syntrophus aciditrophicus SB DNA harbors:
- a CDS encoding rod-binding protein translates to MSGDKVTATGGTGTRDAAIRNAETRQRKFDEQKLRKACADFESLFVYQLFRTMRKTIPAGDPTLRSFGKDTYTMMFDQKIAEELSGKGKGLGLKALLYEQLKNPVK, encoded by the coding sequence ATGAGCGGTGATAAAGTGACAGCCACAGGTGGAACGGGTACGCGCGATGCTGCAATCCGAAATGCTGAAACTCGGCAGAGAAAGTTTGATGAACAAAAGCTTCGGAAAGCTTGTGCTGATTTTGAATCACTTTTCGTTTATCAACTATTCCGAACGATGAGAAAAACGATTCCTGCCGGAGATCCTACTCTGCGATCGTTCGGTAAAGATACCTATACAATGATGTTCGATCAGAAAATCGCCGAAGAATTGTCCGGAAAAGGAAAGGGGCTTGGCTTAAAGGCTCTTCTGTATGAGCAACTGAAGAACCCCGTCAAATGA
- the flgK gene encoding flagellar hook-associated protein FlgK, which translates to MMSIIGILDTTKLALSSFQAAIDITGSNISNVNTPGYSRQRPVFSSVGSIDVRAAKIKVGVEVSDVERIYNNFLRDQINERSSVTGYYEALSTSLESVEIIFDETSGSGINGLLNQFWNAWSDVSNNPEGQVERDALISSAESLCASINDYGNALESVREDAENNIQETVVEINNLISSIADVNRKIREAGSEQGNSNILQDKRDEYLKELCSTINANYFIDSSGALNVFLPNGEPLVEKEFSWQLRLSSETSETNPPYHHITKVGSSDSLDEVITGGKIGALLDVRDMIVKNYQDNLDSFAAGLVTQINDQHHQGYDQYKNIGSDFFDPTATDSKSMRVNSELAADLKKIAASSSILGDGANAVQISALKDNEAAMNGIFTFNNYVASLIGKIGQDVADAKTNVEHQNIVMSQLDRQREGISGVSIDEEMMKLIQYQMGYNAAGRLCSIINEMLDTLINLGR; encoded by the coding sequence ATGATGTCTATTATTGGAATTCTGGATACAACTAAACTTGCATTGTCAAGTTTTCAGGCGGCGATTGATATTACCGGTTCCAACATCTCGAATGTCAACACGCCCGGTTATTCACGGCAACGACCAGTGTTCAGTTCAGTGGGTTCAATTGATGTGAGAGCTGCAAAAATCAAGGTCGGTGTCGAAGTCAGTGATGTGGAAAGAATCTATAATAATTTTTTACGTGATCAGATTAACGAACGGTCCTCTGTCACTGGTTATTATGAAGCGCTTTCCACAAGTCTTGAAAGTGTGGAGATCATCTTTGATGAAACCAGCGGCAGCGGCATCAATGGTTTGTTGAATCAATTCTGGAATGCTTGGTCTGATGTTTCAAACAATCCTGAAGGACAGGTGGAAAGAGATGCTTTGATTTCATCTGCTGAAAGTCTTTGTGCATCAATCAATGATTATGGCAATGCTCTGGAATCTGTCAGGGAAGATGCGGAAAACAATATCCAGGAGACAGTCGTCGAGATCAATAATCTCATTTCCAGTATCGCAGATGTCAATCGAAAAATCCGGGAGGCAGGTTCGGAACAGGGGAACAGCAATATTCTTCAGGATAAGCGGGATGAATATTTGAAGGAACTGTGTTCGACAATTAATGCCAATTATTTTATCGATTCGTCAGGCGCTTTGAATGTTTTTTTACCAAACGGCGAGCCTCTGGTTGAAAAAGAATTCAGTTGGCAGCTTCGACTGTCTTCGGAAACAAGCGAAACAAACCCACCTTATCATCACATTACCAAAGTCGGTTCAAGCGACAGCCTCGATGAGGTCATAACCGGAGGGAAAATCGGTGCATTGCTGGATGTCAGGGATATGATTGTGAAGAATTATCAGGATAATCTGGATTCATTTGCTGCCGGTCTGGTGACTCAGATCAACGATCAACATCATCAGGGTTATGACCAGTATAAAAATATAGGCAGTGATTTTTTCGATCCCACAGCTACTGATTCCAAATCAATGAGAGTGAATTCCGAGTTGGCCGCAGATTTGAAGAAAATAGCCGCTTCATCTTCCATCCTTGGTGATGGGGCAAACGCGGTGCAAATCTCCGCCTTGAAGGATAACGAGGCGGCCATGAATGGAATATTTACCTTTAATAACTATGTGGCTTCACTTATTGGAAAAATTGGGCAGGATGTCGCCGATGCAAAAACAAATGTGGAACATCAAAATATTGTGATGAGTCAACTGGACCGTCAGAGAGAGGGCATTTCCGGCGTATCGATCGACGAAGAAATGATGAAACTGATTCAATACCAGATGGGTTACAATGCAGCCGGACGGCTCTGTTCCATTATAAATGAGATGCTGGATACGTTAATCAATCTGGGAAGATAA
- a CDS encoding flagellar protein FlgN produces the protein MQNSSWIFWGDRYPAFVLLPYSDQKLYTLGLILKTEDKSSFSEYSTREFRFLVEYLLNNLHKEMHVYGELFELIKKEREIIRKPSIEALNNSNTQKKTCLFKAAILRRNREETIKKFKKILSFDSRNELTLSQIASYAEKNFKHQLLGSCEKLSSLIHSIKNYNEMNKNLLQDSISCTRSTISFIQQLIYSSINYMPSGELNRTLPNGRLLNKKG, from the coding sequence TTGCAGAATTCTTCCTGGATATTTTGGGGTGACAGATATCCTGCTTTTGTCTTATTGCCCTATAGCGATCAGAAACTATACACTTTAGGACTCATCTTGAAAACTGAAGACAAATCTTCCTTTTCAGAATATTCAACCAGAGAATTTCGTTTTCTGGTTGAATACTTATTGAATAATTTGCATAAAGAAATGCATGTTTACGGAGAGTTGTTTGAACTAATCAAAAAGGAAAGGGAAATTATAAGAAAGCCCTCCATTGAAGCTTTGAATAACAGTAATACCCAAAAAAAGACTTGTTTATTTAAAGCAGCGATTTTACGGCGAAACAGAGAGGAAACGATAAAGAAATTCAAGAAAATATTATCTTTTGATAGCCGAAATGAACTCACCCTTTCACAGATTGCCAGCTATGCTGAAAAGAATTTTAAACATCAATTGCTGGGCAGTTGCGAAAAGCTTAGTTCCTTGATTCATTCCATAAAGAATTACAATGAGATGAATAAAAATCTCCTGCAGGATTCTATTTCATGCACGAGATCAACTATATCGTTCATTCAGCAACTTATATACTCTTCCATTAATTATATGCCATCGGGTGAATTGAACAGGACATTGCCGAACGGGAGATTATTAAACAAGAAAGGGTAG
- the flgM gene encoding flagellar biosynthesis anti-sigma factor FlgM, which yields MNINNTKGISAKQIQQYEKNESLMMGKMTQDNRSAISIPQEKVELSDAVKEIQQIKNTVDNIPDVRDDKVTALKNQIDNNTYNVNAEEVAEKMVAEFFLDILG from the coding sequence ATGAATATAAATAACACCAAAGGAATTTCGGCAAAGCAGATTCAACAGTATGAAAAAAATGAGTCTCTCATGATGGGTAAGATGACGCAGGATAATCGATCAGCCATTTCGATTCCTCAGGAAAAGGTTGAACTTTCCGATGCCGTGAAAGAAATCCAGCAAATAAAAAACACTGTCGACAATATTCCTGACGTTCGGGACGATAAAGTTACCGCATTAAAGAACCAAATCGATAATAACACTTATAATGTGAATGCAGAAGAAGTTGCGGAAAAAATGGTTGCAGAATTCTTCCTGGATATTTTGGGGTGA